A portion of the Oncorhynchus keta strain PuntledgeMale-10-30-2019 unplaced genomic scaffold, Oket_V2 Un_contig_4568_pilon_pilon, whole genome shotgun sequence genome contains these proteins:
- the LOC127924801 gene encoding uncharacterized protein LOC127924801, with product MTSLCRHTDISKHYPSLSKHYPDPSSKHYPDPSSKHYPDPSKHYPDPTSKHYPDPTSPIPPPSTTQTPPPSTTQTPPQHYTDPSPSKHYTDPSPSKHYTDHSPSKHYPDPSSKHYPSSSSTKHYPDPSSKHYPEPSSKHYPDPSPSKHYTDPSSKHYTDPSSKHYPDPSPSKHYTDPSPSKHYTDPSPSKHYTDPSPSKHYTDHSPSKHYPDPSSKHYPSSSTKHYPDPSSKNYPDPSSKHYPAPSPSKHYTDPPPSTTQTPPPPSTTQTPPPPSTTQTLPLQALHRPLPSTTQTPPPPSTTQTPSKHYLDPSSKHYPSSSSTKHYTDPSPRHYTDPSPSSRHYPDPSSKHYPDPSPSKHYTDPSSKHYTDPSSKHYPDPSPSKHYTDPSPSKHYTDPSPSKDYTDPPSKHYTDHSPSKHYTDPSPRHYTDPSPSSKHYTDPSPTPRPPPQALPRPPSKHYLDPSSKSRDQFTLTTRGKSFKE from the exons ATGACGTCT CtgtgcagacacacagacatctccaagcactacccctccctctccaagCACTACCCAGACCCCTCCTCCAAGCACTACCCAGACCCCTCCTCCAAGCACTACCCAGACCCCTCCAAGCACTACCCAGACCCCACCTCCAAGCACTACCCAGACcccacctctcccataccccctccAAGCACTACCCAGACCCCCCCTCCAAGCACTACCCAGACCCCCCCGCAA CACTACACAGACCCCTCCCCCTCCAAGCACTACACAGACCCCTCCCCCTCCAAGCACTACACAGACCACTCCCCCTCCAAGCACTACCCAGACCCCTCCTCCAAGcactacccctcctcctcctccaccaagcACTACCCAGACCCCTCCTCCAAGCACTACCCAGAACCCTCCTCCAAGCACTACCCAGACCCCTCCCCCTCCAAGCACTACACAGATCCCTCCTCCAAGCACTACACAGACCCCTCCTCCAAGCACTACCCAGACCCCTCCCCCTCCAAGCACTACACAGACCCCTCCCCCTCCAAGCACTACACAGACCCCTCCCCCTCCAAGCACTACACAGACCCCTCCCCCTCCAAGCACTACACAGACCACTCCCCCTCCAAGCACTACCCAGACCCCTCCTCCAAGcactacccctcctcctccaccaagcACTATCCAGACCCCTCCTCCAAGAACTACCCAGACCCCTCCTCCAAGCACTACCccgccccctccccctccaagcACTACACAGACCCTCCTCCAAGCACTACACAGACCCCTCCCCCTCCAAGCACTACACAGACCCCTCCCCCTCCAAGCACTACACAGACCCTCCCCCTCCAAGCACTACACAGACCACTCCCCAG cACTACACAGACCCCTCCTCCTCCAAGCACTACACAGACCCCCTCCAAGCACTACCTAGACCCCTCCTCCAAGcactacccctcctcctcctccaccaagcACTACACAGACCCCTCCCCCAGGCACTACAcagacccctccccctcctccaggcACTACCCAGACCCCTCCTCCAAGCACTACCCAGACCCCTCCCCCTCCAAGCACTACACAGACCCCTCCTCCAAGCACTACACAGACCCCTCCTCCAAGCACTACCCAGACCCCTCCCCCTCCAAGCACTACACAGACCCCTCCCCCTCCAAGCACTACACAGACCCCTCCCCCTCCAAGGACTACACAGACCCCCCCTCCAAGCACTACACAGACCACTCCCCCTCCAAGCACTACACAGACCCCTCCCCCAGGCACTACAcagacccctccccctcctccaagCACTACACAGACCCCTCCCCCACTCCCAGACCCCCCCCCCAAGCACTACCCAGACCCCCCTCCAAGCACTACCTAGACCCCTCCTCCAA ATCTCGAGACCAGTTTACCCTTACCACCAGAGGCAAGTCTTTCAAAGAATGA